A DNA window from Leptolyngbya sp. KIOST-1 contains the following coding sequences:
- a CDS encoding glycosyltransferase family 2 protein, which translates to MKNSLLFSIVIPTYNRPDRLSSCLQSLAELSYPRDRFEVIVVDDGSSPPIAPVAEPFKLTLNLTLLRQNNSGPACARNTGAAQAQGQYLVFTDDDCQPYPDWLTALEAALQPQPKALVGGYTVNALPENLFSTASQLLIDYLYDYYNSRHQPSFFASNNFAMATEQFRQSGGFDTSFPLAAGEDREFCDRWLQLGLPLVYAPTAKVRHTHHLSLRRFWRQHFNYGRGAYCFHQVRSRRIDEQVKVEPLRFYWQLLIYPLTRQPQIQAVALSGLLFLSQVANVAGFFWERSQQKATPSTSTASC; encoded by the coding sequence ATGAAAAACTCTTTGCTCTTCTCGATCGTGATTCCCACCTATAATCGGCCTGATCGCCTATCGAGCTGTCTGCAAAGCTTGGCCGAGCTAAGCTATCCCCGCGATCGCTTCGAGGTAATCGTGGTAGACGACGGCAGCAGCCCGCCCATCGCCCCGGTGGCAGAGCCCTTCAAGTTGACCCTCAACCTCACCCTGCTGCGTCAAAACAACAGCGGCCCCGCCTGCGCTCGCAACACCGGGGCAGCCCAGGCCCAGGGGCAGTACCTGGTGTTTACCGACGACGACTGCCAGCCCTACCCCGACTGGCTCACGGCCCTAGAGGCCGCGCTGCAGCCGCAGCCCAAGGCGCTGGTGGGCGGCTACACCGTGAACGCCCTGCCTGAAAACCTGTTTTCAACCGCTAGCCAGCTCCTAATCGACTACCTGTACGACTACTACAACAGTCGCCACCAGCCCAGCTTTTTTGCCTCCAACAACTTTGCGATGGCGACCGAGCAGTTCCGCCAGAGCGGCGGGTTCGACACTTCCTTTCCGCTGGCGGCGGGGGAAGACCGCGAATTTTGCGATCGCTGGCTCCAGCTGGGCCTCCCCCTGGTCTATGCACCGACGGCCAAGGTCAGACATACCCACCACCTGTCGCTGCGGCGATTTTGGCGGCAGCACTTTAACTACGGGCGCGGGGCCTACTGCTTTCACCAGGTCAGGTCTCGTCGGATTGATGAGCAGGTCAAGGTGGAGCCGCTGCGGTTTTACTGGCAGCTGCTGATCTACCCGCTTACGCGTCAACCTCAAATTCAGGCGGTGGCGTTGTCGGGGCTGCTATTTTTGTCCCAGGTAGCCAACGTGGCGGGCTTTTTCTGGGAGCGCAGCCAGCAGAAAGCCACTCCCTCAACCTCAACCGCTTCCTGCTAG
- a CDS encoding oligosaccharide flippase family protein, whose translation MSPAVSHTKRQLVSGTIQIFLAEALLLPTGIITSGFLTRNLGPEGYGLFTLVASLMSWIGWTVTSAFTRTTIKFVGEAEDWRPIGTKVLQLHLLAGCGFTTLIWLLADPIAAFLNEPATANYLRLFSLDIPLFCLGYVHRSILVGTGGFTQRAITTAGRWIARLLLIVALVAMGLSIEGAILGSLGASLVELLLSRFYIRPTLFSPSSFPIGKLWGYAVPLFMLSMSLRLYEKLDLFALQIFGGTAAQVGFYGAAQNLALIPGMFTLAFSPLLLSTLTRTLFKEDLAAAKNMSREAMRAILLMIPFASLMAGSATQIVTLIFGNTFLETASFLSVLIFGAISLAMISVTTSILTAAGKPNWTFALVGPLVPIAIVGHWVLIPRIGSIGAAWVSSAVATLGALATVYAVYVYWKIIPSFSTLLRSVGLSLIFYTLASSWSSEGILLLLQLSVLAALIPLGFLTLGEFNSHELGIAQRKFSAVAEFIFGRGWSN comes from the coding sequence ATGTCTCCCGCAGTTTCCCATACAAAACGACAACTGGTTAGTGGAACCATCCAGATTTTCTTGGCCGAAGCTCTGCTTTTGCCAACTGGAATTATTACTTCGGGCTTTCTGACACGCAATCTAGGCCCAGAGGGGTACGGACTGTTTACGCTGGTTGCATCATTGATGTCCTGGATTGGCTGGACAGTGACCTCTGCCTTTACCCGAACGACGATTAAGTTTGTGGGAGAGGCAGAGGATTGGCGGCCGATTGGAACAAAGGTGCTGCAACTACATCTCTTGGCGGGCTGCGGGTTTACTACACTGATTTGGCTGCTGGCCGACCCGATCGCGGCATTTTTGAATGAACCCGCCACTGCCAACTACCTCAGGCTATTTTCCCTAGACATTCCCCTGTTTTGCCTAGGCTATGTACACCGCAGTATTTTAGTGGGCACAGGCGGGTTTACGCAGCGGGCTATCACCACAGCCGGACGTTGGATTGCACGTCTGCTGCTGATTGTAGCTCTGGTAGCGATGGGGCTCTCAATTGAAGGGGCAATTCTGGGCAGCCTGGGTGCATCTCTGGTGGAGCTACTGCTGAGCAGATTCTACATTCGCCCCACCCTGTTTAGCCCATCCTCCTTTCCCATCGGAAAACTGTGGGGATATGCCGTGCCACTGTTCATGCTTTCCATGAGCCTGCGCTTGTACGAGAAGCTAGATTTGTTTGCACTCCAAATTTTTGGTGGCACGGCGGCTCAAGTTGGGTTTTATGGCGCTGCTCAAAATCTGGCGTTGATCCCCGGAATGTTTACGCTGGCCTTTTCGCCACTGTTGCTGTCGACCCTGACTCGTACCCTGTTTAAAGAAGATTTGGCTGCGGCCAAAAATATGAGTCGGGAGGCGATGAGAGCAATCTTGCTGATGATTCCTTTTGCCAGCTTAATGGCAGGATCTGCTACTCAAATTGTCACGCTGATCTTTGGCAACACGTTTTTAGAAACAGCATCCTTTTTGTCGGTACTCATCTTTGGGGCTATTTCATTAGCCATGATTTCGGTGACCACCTCAATTCTTACGGCGGCTGGAAAACCAAACTGGACCTTTGCCCTGGTCGGGCCTCTGGTCCCGATCGCGATCGTAGGGCACTGGGTACTTATTCCGCGTATTGGTTCAATTGGGGCCGCTTGGGTATCGAGTGCTGTAGCTACTCTGGGTGCATTGGCTACGGTCTATGCTGTTTATGTTTACTGGAAAATTATCCCCAGTTTCAGTACATTGCTTCGCAGCGTTGGCCTGAGCCTCATTTTTTATACTTTGGCATCTAGCTGGTCCTCTGAGGGAATTCTACTGCTGCTTCAGCTTTCGGTATTAGCTGCCCTCATTCCCCTTGGCTTTCTTACCTTGGGCGAGTTTAATTCCCATGAATTAGGCATTGCCCAAAGGAAATTCTCTGCTGTGGCTGAATTTATTTTTGGTAGAGGATGGTCAAATTGA
- a CDS encoding glycosyltransferase, with protein sequence MATQLEHGVKLPSFSIVVETENLSTAEIDGLSQCLDTLAAQDLSPDQANEVLILESGDVPEEVMQQLCARYTWLKVRKIEAGTNYYEAKMKGFSLVTGEILVLCDSDCQYESSWLRSLLTPFALDPEIQVVAGETSLAASSAYDIGIAITYIFPRFSRKRELDCSANYFCNNVAFRQKFLLSHPIPCDLPIYRGNCVVHAHSLANKGYQIWQQPSARAVHAAPNGLSHFFWRFLLLGYDALAVARMTGNPEQKDQLVANPLFDLVACVGITVRKTREVLQRTYRLIVEDPKRLVSLPLALPVVLASYGLFLVGLGIGFVRPRLLLNDDILEKYFEA encoded by the coding sequence ATGGCCACACAATTAGAACACGGTGTAAAACTACCCAGCTTTTCTATTGTTGTTGAGACCGAAAACTTGTCTACTGCCGAAATTGATGGATTGTCCCAGTGTCTGGACACGTTAGCCGCTCAAGATTTATCGCCCGATCAGGCCAATGAGGTTTTGATTCTTGAAAGTGGTGATGTGCCTGAAGAGGTCATGCAGCAGCTATGCGCTCGGTATACTTGGCTGAAGGTCAGAAAGATTGAGGCTGGTACTAATTACTACGAGGCCAAGATGAAAGGGTTTTCGTTAGTGACAGGAGAAATATTAGTTCTGTGTGACTCAGATTGCCAGTATGAATCCTCCTGGTTGCGTAGCCTTTTGACACCCTTTGCCCTCGACCCTGAGATCCAGGTTGTAGCTGGCGAAACATCTCTTGCAGCTTCCAGTGCCTACGACATAGGCATTGCAATAACCTATATTTTCCCTAGGTTTTCTCGCAAAAGGGAACTGGATTGCTCCGCCAACTACTTTTGCAACAACGTTGCTTTTAGACAAAAGTTTTTGTTGAGTCACCCGATTCCCTGCGATCTTCCTATCTATCGAGGAAACTGCGTAGTCCATGCCCACTCATTAGCGAACAAAGGCTACCAGATTTGGCAACAACCTTCAGCTCGGGCTGTTCATGCAGCACCGAATGGACTCTCCCACTTTTTCTGGCGGTTTCTACTGCTCGGTTACGATGCTCTGGCTGTGGCCAGAATGACTGGAAACCCAGAGCAAAAGGATCAGCTAGTAGCCAATCCTCTGTTTGACCTAGTGGCCTGCGTCGGCATTACGGTCAGGAAAACCAGGGAAGTCTTGCAACGCACCTACCGGCTGATCGTAGAGGATCCTAAACGGTTAGTCTCCCTGCCCCTTGCCCTTCCTGTGGTGCTGGCATCCTACGGGCTATTTCTAGTCGGGTTGGGAATTGGCTTTGTTCGTCCTCGGCTGCTGCTGAATGACGACATTCTCGAAAAATATTTTGAGGCCTAG
- a CDS encoding glycosyltransferase produces the protein MHRSDAPFVSVIIPVFNDGERLQQCLAALAQQTYPRSRFEIIVVDNGSDDLAGLKTLVTAYDNATLVVETRPGSYAARNRGLAVAKGEVIAFTDADCVPAVDWLERGVARLSQDPNCGLVVGRINLFFADPQHPTAVELFESLTAFPQEQLLRDHHGGATANAITWRRVIDQVGPFDMQLKSNGDLEWGQRVFEAGFQQVYADEVQVDHPARRLLRELYQRTVRLAGGYYEVQLKQAKSLGQRQRMFVQALLKNLVPPVFFVVNAFGDGRLKNLNQKLKVSLVMVMVRYISAWEVVRLKLGRTSSRV, from the coding sequence ATGCACCGCTCTGACGCTCCCTTTGTATCGGTGATTATCCCCGTCTTCAACGACGGGGAGCGGCTGCAGCAGTGTTTAGCCGCCCTAGCCCAGCAAACCTACCCGCGATCGCGGTTTGAAATCATCGTGGTCGACAATGGCTCTGACGACCTGGCGGGGCTCAAGACCCTGGTCACCGCCTACGACAACGCCACCCTGGTGGTCGAAACCAGACCCGGCTCCTACGCTGCCCGCAACCGGGGCCTGGCGGTGGCCAAGGGAGAGGTGATTGCCTTTACCGATGCCGACTGTGTTCCTGCAGTCGACTGGCTGGAGCGGGGCGTAGCCAGACTAAGTCAGGATCCTAACTGTGGACTGGTTGTAGGGCGGATCAACTTATTTTTTGCCGACCCCCAGCATCCTACGGCAGTGGAGCTTTTTGAGAGCCTGACGGCCTTTCCCCAGGAGCAGCTTTTGCGTGACCATCACGGCGGGGCCACCGCCAACGCTATCACCTGGCGACGGGTGATTGACCAGGTGGGACCTTTCGACATGCAGCTGAAGTCAAACGGCGACCTGGAGTGGGGACAACGGGTATTCGAAGCCGGATTTCAGCAGGTCTACGCCGATGAAGTTCAGGTAGATCATCCGGCACGGCGATTGTTGAGGGAACTATATCAGCGCACGGTACGACTAGCAGGTGGCTACTACGAGGTGCAGCTCAAACAGGCTAAGTCTCTTGGTCAGCGCCAGCGTATGTTTGTGCAAGCGTTGCTAAAAAACTTGGTGCCGCCGGTCTTTTTTGTGGTCAATGCCTTTGGCGATGGGCGGCTAAAAAACCTGAATCAAAAACTTAAGGTTTCACTAGTGATGGTGATGGTGCGCTACATCAGCGCCTGGGAAGTAGTGAGACTTAAACTGGGCAGGACTTCGAGTCGAGTATAA